atttaaattaaataataaattaatttttaaaattatttagttaattcaaattaaatagtaattaattagtttaatagtAATGCAATTAAATAGTGATCAATtggtttaatagtaattcaattaaatattaatttatttatttttatttgattaattatatttaggatttatattttataaattttatttttaaattcttttattatttaaaattaataaatatttatttatttattatttgaaataagtaaatgtttgttccaaataattaatttaagtaTTCATTATTTATAagaatattaacaatagaaattgatttgtccaGTTGTCGAATGATTATAATTTAACTTGAATGAATTTGGGTTTGAGACCCCgatacaaattttaaattttttgttttaaattcaaaattatttaatattactaaAAATCATAGGAATTATTTGTCATGAACGTACATTAGACTAGTGATAAAGACTTAAGAAATTGGTTAAAGGTCTTGGGTTCAattctatataaaaaataattttggcttttatgatattattaatttagaattgtttaaaaatgaaattaaaattaaaaatcaatttagtatttaaaaaaaatcaacttgACAGTTTAGTCAcgatttaaaagtatgaaaaaaaatcaattttaaaaaatattttaaaaaaatattaacagaaggactaatatagtccggttaaattttgtaagggattaaattgggtTTTGAGTAATGAATGTGATCaagttttataatattaaaatattaattcatcttgattattatttttattattttcgatTTATATCGCGTTATCTTTATGATGGTGAGGTAAGTTATCGTCACAAATGAGTAATATAAATCCAGGGCATTGTTTGTGACTTGTGAGTGAGAATATACTAGTAATTTAATTCAAATAATGAATAATATGACTATTCTTGATTCGTCTGAGTTGTGAAGCCGTCAGTATGGATAAACTACGTGGAATAGTTTAGCAGGAATCACCTTATGATTAAACTATGCCGAAAATCCAAAGAATTATTAAACTATATAGTGACTTGTTTTCCATAAATATATCCAtcctatatattttaaaattagcaTGAAGATTCATTCACACATGAATACTCAATGGGTCATTATTATGGGAAATGGTTGTTCAAAAACAAGGGCGAGTAATGTAAGTTTTATATATCTATCAGTTTAAAATTTTGAGTGAATATATGTCTCTCACTTGATTGAGTGAGTATTTGATCTCTAGGTGAATGTTTAATTCAATGTCGATGTTTTCCATCATAATAATTCATCAAAGATTTCATCTTAGAACTAGTCATTAGATTGATCAGACTTGAGTTCCGGTGTGATACAGTGGAACTGGGTTAGTCTTTCAAGATTAACCCTTTAAATTACAAGTCACTAAATGAGAGATAAAGtagttttagtttttaaattcaaGAGTATCTAAAATAAAGtagttttaaattttgaaatcAAGAATATCTAGAATGAAGTGTATTGGACTTTATATAGCGAGGATGATTAAAACCGTTAATTCCCACATGATTCAATGTCTTACATGGaggcagtggcggagccagaaaagtTATAAAGCCCGGGCAAAAATTTAAAGACTACGAAATCATGAAGTTTCAAACTTTGAATCAAAATCATAAACAGTACCAAATAAGCTAATCACAAACCTGTTAAATGTGGTTGTCTTTCCTATCTTTGCTCACGTTTATTTCTTTGCTTTCGTGCTCTAAAAACGGCTACAGTgttaaaagcataaaaaatagaaTGAACCGTAACCCCATTTCATAGTATGATAAATTTTGCAGCCTTCACTAACAAGGCCAGAGTGACTGCAAGCAGACAGTAAGCTCAAGAAGGTGATGGAATTCGGCCGAACTCTTTGTTCAATCAttagattaaaataattaagggCTTCATACCCGAAACCATGGGAACCAAGTCCCTCAATCATTGTTGTCCATGCCAGTGGCGGAGCCACCGCCCGGCCAGCTAGGGCAGTTGCCCAGGCTCCGCCTAGCCACACTTCACCATCCCGCGTCATTCTCCGCCACACCAGAACGTAATTGACGCATATCAGATCTTCAATGCCCATCCTCTGCCACAGCATACCGTGAACAAATGCACACCGGCGACTCCactatttcttctttttcttctatttttattcaatttctgCTACaacattgttgttgtgttattatTTGTTGTCGTTGCAGGTTGTGGGTGACGAATTGATGGAGAATTGGTGCCGAGTTTATCGTTTTCTGCTATGCCCACCAAGTGTTCGGTAAAAGTTCTGAACGAAAATTCTTCTTCCTTTATCTTGTTTTTTCATTGTAACTAGAAGAAGCGGAACTTTTGTTTAGTGAGATAAACCGAAGGGACGTGGCTTCATGGAATATTTTGATTTCGTTTTATTCGTCAAAAGGGGACATGATGAGAGTTGGTTGTTTGTTCAATGAAATGCGGAGGCTAGAACTGTGCTTGTGGAATATCGAGACTTTGACATTAGTTGTATCGGCATTTGCAAAGTCTGGTAGTCTCTTTGAGGGTGAAGGTGTGCATTGCTTAGTGATAAAAACGGGCTTTCTCGACGATGTTTTGCTGACTTCTCTGCTTGATTTCTATTCTAAGTGTGGGAAATTGGAAATGTCAGTTCAATTGTTTAAGGAAATTCATTTTAAAAGTAACATCACTTGGGGTGCTATGATGTCAGGTTTCATTCAAAATGGTTATATTATAGATGCCATTTTTCTATTCCAACAAATGCAAACTGATGATCTTGTTATTATTGCTCCTGAAATTTGGAGAAATCTACTTGATGCATATGCAAAGCTAGGAGCTTTGAAATTGGGAAAAGTGGTCCATGGTTACCTTATAAAACAACTTTTTGATGAATCTTTTCAAAGTAATGCACACTTGGATACCTCTATCTTAAACATGTACTTAAGAGGCGGAAGCATCTCTTCAGCTAGAGTAGTTTTTGATAGAATTCTTGTCAAAGATGTTGTACATGtacttaaatatgtttttgatccctataaatatctcaattttgacttttagtcactataaaaaatatattgacttttagtccctatcaaattacttttgcactcacttttggtccctctacaTGGATtaaaactgagtgcaaaagtaattttatagggactaaaagcagGGCCGGTCCTAACATTTTAGAGGCCCAGGGCAAATAATAAAATGGACCTCTAATAAAAGACTGagcaattaattttgaattttgaattttcttttttgggttttatttttaatgattatatataaatataataacgcCTCAAAGAATTTGATTACTTTGGTTGGTCATAGTAaaacttgcatttttcaattgAATTTGTTCGATtctatttgatattatttataaagTCCTCCATCATGTCTTCTTTCAGATATTCTGTTGAACGAAActttttcatcatcttcattcattGTTCGAatcatatattctttttgatgaagTTTTTTTATTAGCAGACGATGATTCTTTGAAAGATCATTCATCTATTGAAGTTGTTCTTTCAAACGAAACCATCAAGTTGATTTCACTATTTCTTCAACAACAAAAAATCTCTTTGATGAACTTGATGATGATTCTTTTAAGTTTCTTAAAGCCATTCATTCACCtttcaatatttaaattaaaataaaatacacttTGTTTATTTTAGAATCACAAATTTCTAAAAGATAATTCTAAGTAATTTATAAAAACCTTAAATTGCTATGtaggttaattttttattttaaaatgatatcAAACTTGAAGCTTTTAtagaaccaattttttttttgaaataaaataattaaatcatataaaatatctTAAAATAGTTAATGATTTTATgagaactttaaaaaaaaaattagaagttattttcaattattttttataaattaaaagaataattataaaatataattaattaaatatttatttttaaaatttgtaataTAATCAAAAccacataatttttcaaaaaatatatatctaaaaTATAATCGCTTATTAAAagattatttaaaataacattCAACTTAAGTGATATTAAAAATAAACTACACATAAAAATATTAAACGGTAAGCTTGAAACTTTTATAAGATCAATTAGAATAATTGAATTGCCAAAAAAGACTACAGCAAGGAATCGATCCGATGCCACTGATTCTAATGTATTTCACGTTAACCGCTGTGCATCTACCAGGCCATTTGTTCGTCTCAAAATATTGTTGTAATATAGAATATTTAAAATACTTTGCCTTAATTATCAAAAGCCATTAACTCAAATTTGGAGGCCCCTTCTTTTGTGAGGCCCTGGGCtatgggcctgcttgccctggcccagggccggccctgactaaaagtcaatattttttttatagaaattaaaaGCCATTTTGGGcaattttataggaactaaaaacatatttaacccttcataatttgaaaatattaaaCAGTGTCTCACCTCTTCATCTCTAATGATCATAAAACCTTTTTAAAACATTGCAAATGATCATGAGAGTTTTCCaaccattatttttattttttaagaggTACATGGTACattataaatagaaaaaaatttcaaattcaaaattaccTTCTTCATGAATAATTTTGTCTGTtttaagtattaaaaatattttgacagtATAAAATTTCTACATAATTTTCAAATTatatgtgaaaaagttttgagcatttaaatatttatattctaTTGATTTACTCAATGAAGGAGAATATTGAGATTGTCAATATATCAGAAAAGCAGCAAAGTTGTTGCAAAGTCTGCTTATTACACATGATCTATTTATATGTAATTTTTCACCAAGTGTGATGATTTTTTATCCGTAAGAAATTGTTGTACTTATCACAGGTTGTTGCAAATAGGAAAGATTATTTTTCTATTTGTTGGAAAAATCATTTAAGTCGGGGTGATTCAAAGTCCATCATAGTTGTTGgtgtttgaaaatcaaataagtggTGTGCTTCTTTGTTGTTGTTAGAAGGTTGTAGTCTTGGTGGAAGatttgtacaaagatctaacaataatcAAAATCTCTCACTTTTGATTTATAAGAGACATCAAGTGGGTCAAACCCCCTCCTAATCGGAGATGCGGGAAATTAAATTGTGGTTCTCCCTATCAAGTCCAGCGTCAATCATCACTGGACTAACTACAGATTTATATAGCTTAAGATTAGTTATGCATATAGAAAATCagattttatttataatacacTTAACTACtgtatttattgttttattttatttattgtatttgctattaaaaaattattattttatatatatatttttacttctaattaattatttaaaagaaCATATCAAAATAATATATCTAATATTATAGTAAGTTTTAGAAATAACAAATTAATAGAATAATTTTATATAAgcaattgtaaaaaaaaattattgcgtCTATTATGATCCGGTCTAAAAACATATTactattttaactaaaatttaacaaaatattatatgTAAGTTCTATTATTTAGTTTAATAAGAAACAAGTTATCATAATTGCTGCAAAGTCTGCTTATTACACATGATCTGTTTATATGTAATTTTTCACCAAATGTGATGATTATTTATTCGTAAGAAATTGTTGTACTTATTACAGGTTGTTGCATATAGGAAAGATTGTTTTTCTATTTATTGGAAAACTCATTTGAGTTGGGGTGATTCAAAGTTCATCATAGTTTtgatatttgaaaattaaataagtAGTGTGCTTCTTTATTGTTATTAGAAGGTTGTAGTCTTGGTGGAAGatttgtacaaagatctaacaataatcAAAATCTCTATTATAAGAGGCAGCAAGTGGGAGATTTTGTCTCTTTTGAGAGATTTTGTCTCTTTtgagtattagaaatattatctACATCAGCCACCTTAACTATCTATTCTCTATAAGCTCTTTATACTTACCCTAATCCATAACATCATAATTTATTGCTTGGTCCTTTTTGTTAATTATACCACATCTTGTCCCTATATTGTCATGATAATGATTTATTGTATAGCTAATATCATATGACACTTTGACATATCCATTTCCtaataaaatgtgaaataaaagttaGTATAAACAATATCGTCCTACACAAAGTCACAAACAAAATAGTGGAATGAAATAATGTTTGCCATGTTGCCATTGACTATCAAGATTCAGATTCTCCTCGTCACACATTTAAATTATTTGAATCATTGGatgtttataatttattatttgtatCTTCTATCATACTCATTAGTTTTATAAAGGGTATATCATATTGCGATTCAGTTAGAAACTAATTATTCTTCTATAACTTGGATATGGTTGGCAAGTAAAACATcgcatataataataattatatgttTTTCTTAACTCTTGCAATTATTATGAATATAAGTTCGACTTTATAAGTACCTCTATCTATATTCAAAAGTCAAAGAAGCAACGTGAACACATGGCACCAAAACCGTCAActttatttgcattttttttggGAGCAGGTTCTATTAAAAAACTTTAGGCATAGaagtgaaaaaaaataattaaatatagccATTATAACAAGTAAATAAGAGACATAGAATACATTAAGCGAATTGTATGAACTATAACACTATAGTACCTTGATATATACTACCGAGTCATGAAAAACAAAATGGATTATATTGTTCATTCGACAATAGGAAGAAAAAACACATGCtcctaaaaaaaagaaaatgttatCTTTACACTAGTTTTAACAAC
This window of the Vicia villosa cultivar HV-30 ecotype Madison, WI unplaced genomic scaffold, Vvil1.0 ctg.000029F_1_1_1, whole genome shotgun sequence genome carries:
- the LOC131622281 gene encoding pentatricopeptide repeat-containing protein At5g55740, chloroplastic-like, whose product is MPVAEPPPGQLGQLPRLRLATLHHPASFSATPEQEAELLFSEINRRDVASWNILISFYSSKGDMMRVGCLFNEMRRLELCLWNIETLTLVVSAFAKSGSLFEGEGVHCLVIKTGFLDDVLLTSLLDFYSKCGKLEMSVQLFKEIHFKSNITWGAMMSGFIQNGYIIDAIFLFQQMQTDDLVIIAPEIWRNLLDAYAKLGALKLGKVVHGYLIKQLFDESFQSNAHLDTSILNMYLRGGSISSARVVFDRILVKDVVHGLKAGPVLTF